A genome region from Phycisphaerae bacterium includes the following:
- a CDS encoding efflux RND transporter permease subunit has protein sequence MPDLHNSLEQRGAIAWMTRHSVAPNLLMLFMLLGGLFMALRIKQEVFPEFDLDMVMVTVPYPGASPEEVEQGIILAIEEGIRGITGVKEVTAVAREGSGMVTAELEENTDAQRVYQEIRQEVDRITTFPEDAEEPDVVLMTHRREVMDVILYGDADEWILRELAEQVRDRLLQDPNVTQVDLEPARTFEVSIEVPQENLRAYNLTLQAIAERIRSASIELPGGSLRTDSGEILLRMKERRDWAREFENIPIITSADGTQLLVRDLATVRDTFEEEYRFVTYNGKTAVNLEVYRVGKQTPIGVSKAVWKKLEEIRPALPPGVYIDVRRDESEIYRQRLDLLLRNGAMGLALVLVFLTIFLEYKLAFWVAMGIPISFLGSFLLLPAMDVTINMISMFAFIIALGIVVDDAIVVGENVFDYRQSGMGRLEAAIRGAKEVGVPVTFSILTNIAAFAPLAFMPGTMGKIWRVIPLVVSSVFTISLLESMFVLPSHLAHTKKENATSLGQVIHRAQDRVSKLISRMIEKGFGPLLAAVLRFRYLTVSLGAGILVLALGYVASGRMGFEMMPKVEADEADATAILPYGSPLSKLQEVSDRLVRSAQSVAGENGGERLMRGVRAYIRENEIFVTAYLLAPEIRPISTAEFARLWREKTGVIEGLQSLRFESDRRGPGSGASMTVELAHRDIEVLDRASEELAASLAHFANVRDIDDGYTPGKQQLNFRMLPEGRSLGLTAAAVARQLRGAFYGAEAIRQQRGRNEVKVMVRLPKAQRISGFDVESFIVRTPAGADVPLHQVATVQAGRAYTAINRRDGRRTVSVTANVVPQSETDRVLEMLTETTLPDLMSKYPGLTYSFEGRQQDMRESLASLQSGFVIALMLVYVLLGIPFRSYLQPAIVMISIPFGIVGALLGHMIMGYSLSVISMMGLVALSGVVVNDALVLVEYANRQRTKGLSAHEAILSAGVRRFRPIILTTVTTFGGLAPMIFETSRQARFMIPMALSLGYGILFATAITLLIIPCLYLILNDAQRLIGWSTPASDEESTQKLPEIALQRADASR, from the coding sequence ATGCCGGATCTGCACAATAGCCTTGAACAACGCGGCGCGATCGCCTGGATGACCCGGCACTCCGTGGCCCCGAATCTGCTGATGCTCTTCATGCTGCTGGGCGGCCTGTTCATGGCTCTGCGAATCAAGCAGGAAGTCTTTCCCGAATTCGATCTCGACATGGTGATGGTGACCGTCCCCTATCCCGGTGCAAGCCCCGAGGAGGTCGAGCAGGGGATCATTCTGGCAATTGAGGAGGGCATCCGCGGAATCACCGGCGTCAAGGAAGTCACCGCCGTTGCTCGCGAAGGCTCGGGCATGGTTACCGCAGAGTTGGAGGAGAACACCGACGCCCAGCGCGTTTACCAGGAAATCCGGCAGGAGGTCGACCGCATCACCACATTTCCTGAAGATGCCGAAGAGCCCGACGTCGTCCTGATGACGCACCGGCGCGAGGTGATGGATGTCATTCTCTATGGCGATGCGGATGAATGGATCTTGCGAGAGCTGGCCGAACAGGTACGCGACCGGTTGCTGCAGGATCCGAACGTGACCCAGGTGGACCTGGAACCCGCGCGCACCTTCGAGGTCAGCATCGAGGTGCCGCAGGAAAACCTCCGGGCGTACAACCTGACCCTGCAGGCCATCGCCGAGCGGATTCGAAGCGCCTCCATCGAGCTTCCTGGCGGCAGCCTCCGAACCGATTCGGGCGAGATCCTGCTCCGGATGAAAGAGCGACGCGATTGGGCCAGGGAATTTGAGAACATCCCGATCATCACCTCCGCGGACGGAACTCAGTTGCTGGTTCGCGACCTGGCCACCGTCCGGGACACCTTCGAGGAGGAATACCGTTTCGTTACATACAACGGCAAGACGGCGGTGAACCTGGAGGTGTATCGCGTAGGCAAACAAACGCCGATCGGAGTCTCCAAGGCGGTGTGGAAGAAGCTGGAGGAGATCCGGCCCGCGCTGCCGCCGGGAGTGTACATCGACGTCCGCCGCGATGAATCGGAGATCTATCGCCAACGGCTCGATCTGCTGCTGCGAAACGGGGCCATGGGCTTGGCGCTCGTCCTGGTGTTTCTCACCATCTTCCTGGAGTACAAGTTGGCTTTCTGGGTCGCCATGGGAATTCCGATTTCGTTTCTCGGGTCCTTTCTCCTCCTGCCGGCCATGGACGTCACCATCAACATGATCTCAATGTTCGCGTTCATCATCGCTCTTGGCATCGTCGTGGACGACGCCATCGTGGTGGGGGAAAACGTCTTCGACTATCGTCAGTCGGGCATGGGACGCTTGGAAGCCGCCATCCGAGGCGCGAAGGAGGTCGGCGTCCCGGTCACCTTCAGCATCCTCACCAATATCGCTGCGTTTGCCCCATTGGCGTTCATGCCCGGGACGATGGGCAAGATATGGCGCGTCATCCCACTGGTCGTTTCGTCAGTCTTTACTATTTCTCTGCTGGAGTCCATGTTCGTCCTGCCCTCTCACCTGGCCCACACCAAGAAGGAGAACGCCACCAGCTTGGGGCAAGTCATTCACCGGGCCCAGGACCGCGTGAGCAAGCTCATATCACGCATGATTGAGAAAGGTTTCGGCCCGCTGCTGGCCGCAGTCCTGCGTTTTCGTTACCTGACGGTGAGCCTCGGGGCGGGAATCCTGGTTCTGGCTCTCGGTTACGTTGCCAGCGGGCGGATGGGCTTTGAGATGATGCCCAAGGTTGAGGCTGACGAAGCCGATGCCACGGCCATTCTGCCTTACGGTTCTCCGCTCTCGAAATTGCAGGAAGTCAGCGACCGTCTGGTCCGGTCGGCCCAGTCCGTAGCCGGCGAAAACGGCGGCGAGCGGCTCATGCGCGGAGTACGGGCCTACATTCGCGAAAACGAGATCTTCGTGACCGCTTACCTCTTGGCACCCGAAATCAGGCCGATCAGCACCGCTGAGTTCGCCCGTCTCTGGAGAGAGAAGACCGGTGTCATCGAAGGACTCCAATCGCTTCGTTTTGAATCGGACCGACGCGGACCCGGTTCCGGGGCATCGATGACCGTGGAACTGGCCCATCGTGACATCGAGGTACTGGACCGGGCAAGTGAGGAACTGGCGGCGTCTTTGGCCCATTTCGCCAACGTCAGGGACATTGACGACGGTTATACGCCCGGCAAACAACAGCTCAATTTCCGGATGCTCCCCGAGGGACGAAGTCTCGGGCTGACGGCCGCCGCCGTCGCTCGGCAACTGAGAGGGGCCTTCTACGGCGCCGAGGCCATCCGCCAGCAGCGTGGCCGCAACGAGGTCAAAGTCATGGTGCGGCTGCCGAAAGCCCAGCGCATCAGCGGATTCGACGTGGAGTCCTTCATTGTGCGGACGCCGGCTGGAGCGGATGTGCCTTTGCACCAAGTGGCCACCGTACAAGCCGGTCGGGCATACACCGCTATCAACCGGCGAGATGGACGCCGCACCGTCAGCGTCACCGCCAATGTGGTTCCGCAGAGCGAAACCGACAGGGTTCTCGAGATGCTGACCGAGACCACTCTCCCCGACTTGATGAGCAAGTATCCGGGCCTCACCTATAGCTTTGAGGGCAGACAACAAGACATGCGAGAAAGCCTGGCAAGCCTGCAAAGCGGCTTTGTCATCGCACTGATGCTGGTGTACGTGCTGCTCGGCATACCTTTCCGGAGCTACCTCCAGCCCGCAATTGTCATGATCAGCATCCCCTTCGGGATTGTCGGCGCTCTTTTAGGGCATATGATCATGGGCTATAGCCTGAGCGTCATCAGCATGATGGGTCTTGTGGCACTTTCGGGCGTGGTCGTCAACGATGCGCTGGTCCTGGTGGAGTACGCCAACCGGCAGCGGACAAAGGGTCTGAGCGCCCATGAGGCCATCCTCAGCGCCGGCGTTCGACGCTTTCGACCGATTATTCTGACAACCGTTACCACGTTCGGCGGATTGGCTCCGATGATCTTCGAAACGTCACGCCAGGCCCGATTCATGATTCCGATGGCCCTGTCCCTGGGCTACGGCATCCTCTTCGCCACGGCGATAACTCTCCTGATTATCCCTTGCCTGTATCTGATCCTGAACGATGCACAGCGGCTCATAGGTTGGAGTACGCCCGCGTCTGACGAAGAATCGACGCAGAAACTGCCGGAAATAGCTCTCCAACGCGCCGATGCGTCTCGCTGA
- a CDS encoding efflux RND transporter periplasmic adaptor subunit, with translation MTADDVRLSHPRERAPDDKPKRGILLRLIRGLAMYLLPVVVIVAGIAGAVHLIRTAPQAQRRTPENPAALVRVEMVRRVSANAVVQAQGTVMPSQEVLLQPRVSGEVTELSPKLVPGGRFKTGEFILQIDRQDYKLAVEKTKSQVAQAEYELKLEQGHQEIARREWELLDMKEQAGALDFELALRKPHLLKATAALEAAKAALREAELNLDRTTIRAPFNCVVRSENVDLGAQVAPQTQLAILVGTDQYWVRAAVPVDHLRWVLFPDEHGEGGSKAAIRQELGTGPQGEWCGMVVRLLSDLEPQGRMARVLISVPDPLNLNEMNKRSHPLLIDAYVSVDIEGREVNDVFALPRTALRQGRQVWIMNGRNELEIRDVDIVWGNRDTLLVRSGMQEGERLVVSDLPAPVAGMALALEEPPPDPMPRTAVISENVRTAHGAGNAGSAQ, from the coding sequence ATGACTGCCGACGACGTACGTCTTTCACACCCTCGCGAACGGGCACCGGATGATAAGCCCAAACGAGGGATTCTCCTGCGACTGATCCGCGGTCTCGCCATGTACCTTCTCCCGGTGGTCGTGATCGTCGCGGGCATCGCGGGTGCCGTTCACCTGATCAGGACGGCACCGCAGGCCCAACGCCGTACGCCGGAGAACCCCGCAGCACTTGTTCGAGTTGAAATGGTCCGGCGGGTCAGCGCGAACGCCGTTGTTCAGGCCCAGGGCACGGTCATGCCGTCCCAGGAAGTCCTGCTCCAGCCCAGGGTAAGCGGTGAAGTCACCGAACTGAGCCCCAAGTTGGTACCCGGAGGACGCTTCAAGACCGGCGAGTTCATTCTCCAGATCGACCGGCAGGACTACAAGCTCGCGGTGGAAAAGACGAAGAGCCAGGTGGCCCAGGCGGAGTATGAACTGAAGCTCGAACAGGGCCATCAGGAGATCGCCAGACGCGAATGGGAACTGCTGGATATGAAAGAACAAGCCGGCGCTCTGGACTTCGAACTGGCCTTGCGCAAGCCTCATTTGCTCAAAGCCACTGCGGCGCTCGAAGCGGCAAAAGCGGCCCTTCGCGAGGCAGAGCTGAACCTCGACCGGACGACGATCCGGGCCCCTTTCAACTGCGTCGTGAGATCGGAGAACGTCGACCTTGGCGCCCAAGTCGCGCCCCAGACCCAACTCGCGATCCTGGTCGGCACGGACCAATATTGGGTGCGGGCGGCCGTGCCCGTGGATCACCTTAGATGGGTTCTTTTTCCTGATGAACATGGCGAGGGCGGTTCAAAAGCTGCGATCCGACAGGAACTCGGTACGGGTCCTCAGGGGGAATGGTGCGGAATGGTCGTGCGATTGCTGAGCGACCTTGAACCGCAGGGCCGTATGGCACGGGTCTTGATATCAGTACCCGACCCGTTGAATTTGAACGAGATGAACAAGCGTTCGCATCCGTTGCTGATTGATGCCTACGTGAGCGTCGACATCGAAGGGCGGGAAGTGAATGATGTTTTCGCCCTGCCAAGAACCGCCCTGCGCCAAGGCCGGCAGGTCTGGATCATGAACGGCAGGAATGAACTCGAGATTCGGGACGTGGACATCGTTTGGGGAAACCGCGATACCCTGTTGGTGCGATCGGGGATGCAGGAAGGCGAGCGCCTGGTCGTCAGCGACCTGCCCGCCCCGGTGGCCGGGATGGCCTTGGCGCTGGAGGAGCCCCCCCCCGACCCAATGCCGCGGACGGCCGTGATTTCCGAGAACGTGCGGACCGCCCATGGAGCAGGCAATGCCGGATCTGCACAATAG
- a CDS encoding TolC family protein has product MRILQVMPWCLCPAICCGACTAFLPQRTAPPEGPIPTRFTLGNTDVAESNRWWQDFESEELNRLIDVALRENLSLRQLWARLEQAGCQVVMAASGLYPQVTVGADAAYRRTVTKVDSEASSLKSRLGETVANEVSKGISKALGQDSGATSSSGSAPGTQEQSSPSRLIRETKSFGLSLAANYEVDVWGRVASAYRAARFDFAASREDLESTAMTLVAEVAERWLRILEQQELQRLLSEQLATNKIYLELVELRFRKGQVSALDVYQQRQAVSEVERLLPLSEAEEQVLRHDLALLMGKPPTADLTVGLYDLASVPDPPGTGIPAELLARRPDVRGALSRLHAADHRVASARADRLPAILLNGGIGYDTGDIAHLFDDWFLNLAAALTAPLFDGFRRQAEVDRTLAVVEQRLSEYRLAVLTAIKEVEDALIRERKQCEHIQGLSRQLEDARNALREASGRYQAGLSDYLPVLAALERTQSLARTLVVARRELLVTRIDLYRALGGTWTQELEPPVRASDEAAEPKDSES; this is encoded by the coding sequence ATGAGGATTCTGCAGGTGATGCCGTGGTGCCTGTGTCCCGCAATATGCTGCGGCGCCTGCACGGCTTTTCTTCCGCAGCGAACAGCCCCACCCGAGGGCCCGATCCCGACGAGATTCACCCTCGGGAATACCGATGTCGCCGAGAGCAATCGCTGGTGGCAGGACTTTGAGAGCGAGGAACTGAACCGGTTGATCGACGTCGCCCTGCGGGAGAACCTGTCGCTCCGGCAACTCTGGGCCCGCCTCGAACAAGCGGGCTGTCAAGTGGTCATGGCGGCCTCGGGATTGTATCCCCAGGTGACGGTCGGGGCCGATGCCGCTTACAGACGCACGGTCACGAAGGTCGACAGCGAAGCGTCGTCGTTGAAGTCCCGGCTTGGAGAGACTGTGGCCAACGAAGTCTCGAAAGGTATCAGCAAGGCACTCGGCCAGGACTCAGGAGCGACTTCTTCTTCCGGCAGCGCCCCCGGCACGCAGGAACAGTCGTCGCCCTCGCGATTGATCAGGGAAACCAAGAGTTTCGGGCTGTCGCTGGCCGCCAACTATGAGGTGGACGTGTGGGGCCGTGTTGCTTCGGCTTATCGTGCCGCTCGGTTCGACTTTGCCGCCTCGCGCGAAGACTTGGAGTCGACCGCGATGACACTGGTCGCCGAAGTGGCCGAGCGATGGCTGCGAATCCTGGAGCAGCAGGAATTACAACGCTTGCTGTCGGAGCAACTGGCGACCAACAAGATCTATCTGGAGCTTGTTGAGCTTCGGTTTCGAAAGGGCCAGGTGTCAGCCCTCGATGTGTACCAGCAGCGACAGGCGGTCAGCGAGGTTGAACGTTTGCTCCCCCTTTCGGAAGCCGAGGAACAGGTGCTTCGCCACGATCTGGCCCTATTGATGGGCAAGCCGCCCACGGCCGACTTGACCGTAGGTCTCTACGATCTGGCCTCGGTGCCGGATCCGCCGGGGACGGGCATCCCGGCTGAACTGTTGGCCCGTCGACCCGATGTTCGCGGGGCCTTGTCACGACTGCATGCCGCGGATCACCGTGTGGCGTCGGCCCGGGCGGACCGCCTCCCGGCGATTCTTCTTAACGGCGGCATCGGCTACGACACGGGGGACATTGCCCACCTGTTCGACGATTGGTTCTTGAACCTTGCCGCCGCCTTGACGGCGCCTTTATTTGACGGGTTTCGCCGTCAGGCCGAGGTGGATCGGACGCTGGCCGTCGTTGAGCAACGTCTGTCCGAGTATCGGTTGGCGGTCCTCACTGCGATCAAAGAAGTGGAAGATGCTCTGATCAGAGAGCGAAAGCAGTGCGAGCACATCCAGGGACTTTCTCGACAATTGGAGGATGCGAGAAACGCCCTGCGCGAGGCATCAGGGCGGTACCAGGCCGGATTGAGCGATTACCTGCCGGTGCTGGCCGCCCTGGAAAGGACGCAATCACTGGCCCGGACGCTGGTTGTTGCCCGACGCGAGCTCTTGGTTACGCGAATCGATCTGTACCGCGCATTGGGCGGAACATGGACACAGGAGCTGGAGCCGCCTGTCCGAGCAAGCGACGAGGCCGCCGAGCCGAAGGATTCAGAATCATGA